A window of the Desulfovibrio sp. genome harbors these coding sequences:
- a CDS encoding RNA polymerase sigma factor: MSEQPDFQTLHDQYRPGILRFLRRMVGEVDAEDMTQVVFERANRSLSEFRGDSSMATWLYRIATNVAVDLLRSPAFRRRDASLEEVSEPDASVLAERPSNSEHQAIRNEMNVCIREVVEKLPANYRTVLILSDLEGFTPAEVAARLGLSLEAAKIRLHRARGRLRLSLEQACQFYRDDLGQLSCDRRQGDGF, from the coding sequence ATGTCTGAACAACCCGATTTTCAGACCCTGCATGACCAATACAGGCCGGGCATCCTGCGTTTTCTACGCCGCATGGTGGGGGAGGTGGATGCCGAGGACATGACGCAGGTGGTTTTCGAACGGGCCAACAGGTCCCTGTCGGAATTCAGGGGTGACTCGTCCATGGCCACCTGGCTGTACCGCATTGCGACGAACGTGGCGGTCGATCTGCTGCGCAGTCCTGCTTTCCGCCGCCGGGACGCATCCCTCGAAGAGGTGAGCGAACCCGACGCTTCGGTTCTCGCTGAACGGCCCTCCAACAGCGAGCACCAAGCCATCAGAAACGAAATGAATGTCTGCATCCGCGAAGTAGTCGAGAAGCTTCCCGCCAACTACCGTACTGTCCTGATCCTGTCGGACCTTGAAGGGTTCACGCCCGCCGAAGTCGCCGCCCGGCTGGGGCTTAGCCTGGAGGCGGCCAAAATCCGTCTCCACCGAGCCAGGGGCCGACTTCGCCTATCTCTTGAGCAGGCATGCCAATTCTACCGAGACGATCTTGGCCAGCTCTCCTGTGATCGCAGGCAGGGTGACGGCTTCTAG
- a CDS encoding SHOCT domain-containing protein, whose product MCFLNYNGLGVWFIPIVMIGMIVLMALFMQLFMRFRMGHCCGWPLFKGQQHADEDALSIVKRRYANGEISKEDFDKIKSNLS is encoded by the coding sequence ATGTGCTTCTTGAATTACAACGGGTTAGGTGTGTGGTTTATACCCATCGTTATGATCGGTATGATAGTTCTTATGGCTTTATTTATGCAACTGTTCATGCGGTTCAGAATGGGACATTGTTGCGGATGGCCGCTTTTTAAAGGACAACAACATGCAGATGAAGATGCTCTGTCCATTGTTAAGCGACGTTACGCCAATGGCGAGATAAGCAAGGAAGACTTCGATAAGATCAAAAGTAATCTTTCCTGA
- a CDS encoding NAD(P)-binding domain-containing protein translates to MKAKDIGFIGGGRVTTILLEAMARQGMTLDGLCISDPSQTVREGLAERFPSIIICDDNQKPASREIVFVALHPPLFKEVLPGLIPVLREQSALVSLAPVLGFAKLSELAGGHQRIVRMIPNAPSLMNLGYNPVAFAPEVPRDQREALMGLFDVFGQHPEVDEAKLEAYAILTAMGPTYFWFQWQKLRELGQSFGLSPLEVDTGLEAMIAGSAKLLFQSGMSFEDVEDTVPVKPLAEFSGQIEEMYSAKLTALFGKLKGR, encoded by the coding sequence ATGAAAGCAAAGGATATCGGCTTCATCGGAGGCGGCCGGGTCACCACGATACTCCTGGAGGCGATGGCCCGCCAAGGAATGACGCTCGACGGACTCTGCATCAGCGATCCGAGCCAGACCGTGCGCGAGGGCCTCGCGGAGCGGTTCCCGTCAATAATCATTTGCGACGACAATCAGAAACCGGCGAGCCGGGAAATAGTCTTCGTCGCCCTGCATCCGCCCCTGTTCAAGGAAGTTCTCCCCGGCCTGATTCCGGTTTTAAGGGAGCAGTCCGCCCTCGTATCGCTCGCGCCGGTGCTCGGCTTCGCCAAACTCAGCGAACTCGCGGGCGGCCACCAGCGGATCGTCCGCATGATCCCCAACGCTCCTTCCCTGATGAACCTGGGCTACAACCCTGTCGCTTTTGCGCCGGAGGTTCCCAGGGATCAGCGGGAAGCGCTCATGGGCCTGTTTGACGTCTTTGGTCAGCACCCGGAAGTGGATGAGGCAAAGCTTGAGGCCTATGCGATTCTTACAGCCATGGGACCGACATACTTCTGGTTCCAGTGGCAGAAGCTGCGGGAACTCGGGCAAAGCTTCGGGCTTTCCCCGCTGGAGGTCGATACCGGCCTGGAGGCGATGATCGCCGGAAGCGCGAAGCTCTTGTTTCAGTCTGGAATGTCGTTTGAGGATGTGGAGGACACTGTGCCGGTGAAGCCGCTTGCGGAGTTCTCCGGCCAGATCGAAGAAATGTACTCGGCCAAGCTGACTGCTTTGTTTGGCAAGCTCAAAGGCCGCTGA
- a CDS encoding EAL domain-containing protein — protein sequence MIKRWASGLKISTKIVVASLIGVVFFLAGFLVMLLPRIEEFSYSERRYFLKERTAAIMNLFHQYQSEIEAGELTLAEAQRRAIRRIRGIVLSNDEYFWIMDTTRPIPKMIMHPVMPAYEGMILDAPAFYSATAKRFGNADPPEKLDKVNLAQAMLEECLENGSGYVSYVWPKPIKEGGYTEKLYQKESYVVLFKPWGWIIGTGDYNDDIQAVIAQLRNAAFVYLGLVTLLAVSVAIAMASSITRPLYRLMAATKSIAEGDLDTRAGITGVADELAQLSNNFDHMTLKLRQRDEERRAAEAALGASEKKFRTMIEHTRELFGLLTPEGFVVQANPAALAVAGVSLKDVAGKPFWDTPWWNDDPKKQLELKQALDQARKTGLECFETYHTSRNGQRVRIDFSVQAVTNDNGDVIMFIAEGRDITERHEMESQLRHMALHDPLTGLANRTLLRDRIGQAIMSSSRESSYSFAVLFIDLDRFKIVNDSLGHSVGDDILKEVAGRFKSVLRSGDTLARYGGDEFVAVIKGIQMAREAVRLARRLVNVLEAPFHAGNSLVSLRASIGIELNPPENATPDELIRNANLAMHNAKQLRKGGPKVFTARLLESIQSIRIMEQELPAALENGQLHLVFQPIVDLSHSRDASGFEALCRWNHPENGSIPPMNFIHMAEETGFIVKLGEWVLDKACRTLADWNRLVPASRDVFISVNVSPRQLKTVGFFGMVRRTLDKYGLKPGQLHLEITETVIMDALPKTIEQLTELAEFGVRLSIDDFGTGYSNLALLTKLPVSNLKIDLSIISGLNQNEANLAVVRTIVNMARALELNVVAEGVESELQREVLVSLGCFMQQGYLHSRPLSEEGALAVLTGQYLIKETA from the coding sequence ATGATCAAACGTTGGGCTTCCGGTCTTAAGATATCCACCAAGATAGTCGTGGCTTCCCTTATCGGAGTCGTCTTCTTCCTGGCGGGCTTTCTCGTGATGCTCCTGCCGCGCATTGAGGAATTCTCGTACTCCGAACGGCGTTACTTCCTCAAGGAACGGACCGCGGCGATCATGAATCTCTTCCATCAGTACCAGTCGGAGATCGAGGCTGGTGAACTGACCCTGGCGGAGGCTCAGCGCCGGGCCATCCGAAGGATCAGGGGCATCGTTCTCAGCAATGACGAGTATTTTTGGATTATGGACACCACCCGTCCCATTCCCAAAATGATCATGCATCCGGTGATGCCGGCTTATGAAGGAATGATTCTCGACGCGCCGGCCTTCTACAGCGCAACGGCCAAGCGATTCGGCAACGCGGATCCCCCTGAAAAGCTCGACAAGGTCAACCTTGCCCAGGCCATGCTGGAGGAATGCCTCGAGAACGGCAGCGGGTACGTATCTTACGTATGGCCCAAACCCATAAAGGAGGGGGGGTACACCGAGAAGCTTTATCAGAAAGAATCGTATGTGGTCCTGTTCAAGCCGTGGGGGTGGATAATCGGCACCGGCGACTACAACGACGACATACAGGCTGTGATTGCTCAATTGCGCAACGCCGCTTTCGTCTACCTGGGGCTCGTTACCCTTTTGGCAGTGTCCGTGGCCATCGCCATGGCTTCCTCCATCACCCGCCCATTGTACCGTTTGATGGCAGCAACCAAGTCCATTGCCGAGGGTGATCTCGACACTCGCGCCGGCATCACGGGCGTAGCCGACGAGTTGGCACAGCTCTCGAACAATTTCGACCACATGACTCTCAAGCTCCGCCAGCGCGATGAAGAACGTCGCGCAGCCGAGGCGGCATTGGGGGCGAGTGAGAAAAAATTCCGGACAATGATCGAGCACACCCGGGAACTCTTCGGCCTGCTTACCCCGGAGGGCTTCGTTGTTCAGGCGAATCCGGCGGCCCTCGCGGTTGCGGGCGTAAGCCTGAAGGACGTGGCCGGGAAGCCTTTTTGGGACACTCCCTGGTGGAACGATGATCCCAAAAAGCAGTTGGAACTCAAACAGGCTCTGGATCAGGCCAGAAAAACAGGTCTGGAATGTTTTGAAACATACCACACAAGCAGGAATGGCCAGAGAGTCCGCATTGATTTTTCTGTTCAGGCCGTGACCAATGACAACGGCGATGTTATTATGTTTATTGCTGAAGGAAGAGACATTACAGAGCGGCATGAGATGGAGTCGCAGCTTCGTCATATGGCCCTGCATGACCCATTGACCGGGTTGGCTAACAGAACATTGCTGCGCGATAGAATTGGTCAGGCCATAATGTCGTCGTCTCGTGAGTCGAGTTATAGTTTTGCGGTGTTGTTTATTGATTTGGACAGGTTTAAAATAGTCAATGATAGTCTTGGTCATAGTGTCGGGGATGATATTTTAAAAGAAGTGGCGGGCCGTTTCAAATCCGTTTTACGGTCCGGGGATACCCTTGCGCGGTACGGCGGCGACGAATTCGTTGCGGTTATCAAGGGCATTCAGATGGCACGCGAAGCTGTTCGCTTGGCACGCAGGCTCGTGAATGTGTTGGAAGCGCCTTTCCATGCGGGAAATTCGCTCGTATCCCTCCGGGCGTCGATCGGAATTGAACTCAACCCGCCTGAAAATGCGACGCCTGATGAACTTATACGAAACGCGAACCTGGCCATGCACAATGCCAAGCAGCTCCGAAAGGGCGGGCCAAAAGTTTTTACAGCCCGTCTTCTCGAAAGCATACAGTCCATTCGGATCATGGAACAGGAACTCCCGGCGGCATTGGAGAATGGACAGCTCCACCTGGTTTTCCAGCCCATAGTGGATCTGTCTCACAGCCGGGATGCTTCCGGCTTTGAAGCCCTGTGCCGCTGGAACCATCCGGAAAACGGCAGCATCCCGCCCATGAATTTTATTCACATGGCCGAGGAGACAGGGTTTATAGTGAAATTGGGCGAGTGGGTCCTTGATAAGGCTTGCCGGACCCTGGCTGACTGGAACCGGTTGGTGCCCGCTTCCAGGGATGTTTTCATTTCGGTCAACGTGTCCCCCAGGCAGCTGAAAACCGTCGGGTTTTTCGGGATGGTGCGCAGGACGCTCGATAAATATGGTCTGAAGCCGGGGCAGCTCCATCTGGAAATCACCGAGACGGTCATCATGGATGCCTTGCCGAAGACCATCGAGCAGCTGACAGAACTGGCGGAATTTGGCGTGCGCCTGTCCATCGACGACTTCGGCACCGGGTATTCCAATCTCGCGCTTCTCACGAAACTACCGGTCTCAAATCTGAAGATCGATCTCTCCATAATAAGCGGCTTGAATCAAAATGAGGCCAATCTGGCAGTGGTGCGAACCATCGTGAACATGGCCAGGGCCCTGGAACTCAATGTGGTGGCCGAAGGCGTGGAGTCGGAACTCCAGCGGGAGGTGCTCGTTTCCCTCGGCTGCTTCATGCAGCAGGGATACCTGCATTCCCGCCCGCTCTCCGAGGAGGGAGCCTTGGCAGTCTTGACCGGACAGTATCTGATCAAAGAGACTGCCTGA
- a CDS encoding RNA-binding transcriptional accessory protein has product MHGPRDQGNHAVIENYCLKIAGEMSLSESQVTAVASLVSDGATVPFIARYRKEATGSLDEVAVAAIRDRLEELAELDKRREAILSSLEERGLLTAELKTAVEKAQDKARLEDVYLPYRPKRRTRALMARERGLEPLARALMAQQGRDPQVLARPFVNPDKGVPDVESALAGARDILAENMAEEPRLRAAVRDLYFRRGRFVSKVAKGKEEAGATFRDWFNWDEPLRSIPGHRVLAMFRGEAEGFLSLSLHPPEDEIIELARSSPVCGVRGRGPDAQEVEAALVDGCKRLLAPSLESEVRAEVKARADGEAIRVFASNLRGLLLAPPLGQKRVLALDPGFRTGAKLTVLDAQGGLLHHDTIHPTGSAGQREASATTIKELCARFQVQAIAIGNGTAGRETEAFVRGLGLLLPVVLVNEAGASIYSASDVARREFPDLDLTVRGSVSIGRRLMDPLAELVKLDPKSIGVGQYQHDVDQAGLRRALDDVVMSCVNAVGVDVNTASQELLTFVSGLGPALAKSVVEHRAEHGPFASRDSLRTVKRLGPKAFEQAAGFLRVRGEEPLDQSAVHPERYALVRRMARDVGCTVSELLSDPSARAKVRLEGYVSEDIGMPTLTDIMAELEKPGRDPREGFSAFAFAEGVNKIEDLTPGMELPGIVTNVTKFGAFVDVGVHRDGMVHVSQLADRFVADPAEVVSVGREVLVRVVDVDLQRGRIGLSMRGLSTGRKPA; this is encoded by the coding sequence ATGCATGGGCCGAGAGATCAAGGAAACCACGCAGTGATTGAAAACTATTGCCTTAAAATCGCTGGAGAAATGTCCCTGTCTGAGTCCCAGGTGACGGCTGTGGCCAGCCTGGTGTCCGACGGGGCCACCGTCCCCTTTATCGCCCGCTACCGCAAGGAGGCGACGGGTTCCCTGGACGAAGTGGCCGTGGCCGCCATCCGCGACCGCCTGGAGGAACTGGCCGAGCTGGACAAGCGCCGCGAGGCCATCCTGTCCTCTTTGGAGGAGCGCGGGCTTCTCACAGCCGAATTGAAAACGGCTGTGGAGAAAGCCCAGGACAAGGCCAGGCTGGAAGACGTGTACCTGCCGTACCGGCCCAAGCGGCGCACCCGGGCCTTGATGGCCCGGGAACGGGGGCTGGAGCCCTTGGCCAGGGCGCTCATGGCCCAGCAGGGCCGTGATCCCCAAGTACTGGCTCGGCCTTTTGTGAACCCGGACAAGGGAGTCCCTGATGTGGAAAGCGCCCTGGCCGGGGCCCGCGACATCCTGGCCGAGAACATGGCCGAGGAGCCCCGCCTGCGTGCGGCCGTGCGTGACCTGTATTTCCGGCGCGGCAGGTTCGTGTCCAAGGTGGCCAAGGGCAAGGAGGAGGCCGGAGCGACCTTCCGCGACTGGTTTAACTGGGATGAGCCGTTGCGGTCGATTCCGGGCCATCGTGTTCTGGCGATGTTTCGGGGAGAGGCCGAGGGCTTTTTGTCGCTGAGTTTGCACCCGCCCGAGGACGAAATCATCGAGCTGGCCCGCAGCTCGCCGGTGTGCGGCGTGCGGGGTAGGGGGCCTGACGCGCAAGAGGTTGAGGCCGCACTGGTGGACGGTTGCAAGCGCCTGCTGGCGCCGTCGCTTGAGAGCGAGGTCCGGGCCGAGGTGAAGGCCAGGGCGGACGGCGAGGCCATCCGCGTCTTTGCCTCCAATCTGCGCGGGTTGCTCCTGGCGCCGCCCCTGGGCCAGAAACGTGTGCTGGCCCTGGATCCGGGCTTTCGCACCGGGGCCAAGCTGACCGTGCTGGACGCACAGGGGGGCCTGTTGCACCACGACACCATCCATCCCACCGGCTCGGCCGGCCAGCGGGAGGCTTCGGCCACAACCATCAAGGAACTCTGCGCCCGGTTCCAGGTCCAGGCCATCGCCATAGGCAACGGCACGGCCGGACGGGAGACCGAGGCCTTTGTGCGCGGGCTTGGTCTTCTCCTACCCGTGGTTCTGGTGAACGAGGCCGGAGCGTCGATCTACTCCGCGTCGGACGTGGCGCGGCGGGAATTCCCGGATCTGGACCTGACCGTGCGCGGCTCCGTGAGCATCGGCCGCAGGCTCATGGATCCCCTGGCCGAACTGGTCAAGCTTGACCCCAAATCGATAGGCGTTGGCCAGTACCAGCACGATGTGGACCAGGCCGGGCTGCGCCGGGCCCTGGACGACGTGGTCATGAGCTGCGTGAACGCCGTGGGCGTGGATGTGAACACGGCCAGCCAGGAACTTTTGACCTTCGTGTCCGGGCTGGGTCCGGCTCTGGCAAAGTCCGTGGTGGAGCATCGAGCTGAGCACGGCCCTTTTGCGAGCAGGGACTCCTTGCGCACGGTCAAGCGCTTGGGGCCGAAGGCGTTCGAGCAGGCGGCGGGTTTTCTGCGGGTTCGAGGCGAGGAACCGCTGGACCAAAGCGCCGTGCATCCGGAACGCTACGCCCTTGTGCGGCGCATGGCCCGCGATGTTGGATGCACCGTGAGTGAGCTCCTGTCCGACCCGTCCGCCAGGGCCAAGGTCCGACTTGAGGGGTATGTTTCCGAGGACATCGGCATGCCCACTCTCACGGACATCATGGCGGAACTCGAGAAGCCCGGCCGGGACCCCCGGGAAGGGTTCAGCGCCTTCGCCTTTGCCGAGGGGGTGAACAAGATAGAGGACCTGACCCCCGGCATGGAGCTGCCAGGCATAGTCACCAATGTGACCAAGTTCGGCGCCTTCGTGGACGTCGGCGTGCACCGGGACGGCATGGTGCACGTGAGCCAGCTGGCGGACCGCTTCGTGGCCGACCCGGCGGAGGTGGTGTCCGTAGGCCGGGAGGTGCTGGTGCGGGTGGTGGATGTTGACCTGCAGCGCGGCCGCATCGGGCTCAGCATGCGCGGGCTTTCCACAGGCCGGAAACCGGCCTGA
- a CDS encoding transporter suffix domain-containing protein, producing the protein MSEPETTTAPAAKSWKQRLGIALVVYSFIPICTVELLAFLDVSPTFAVTFGAIYLASGEIAFLAAVALLGKQFVITIKDKVKGFFFRPKEPGRPKPISRLRHGIGVALFFFSIVPYYATMGILFLAHPKEPDLQAILYLLLAGEALFFVSLFILGEEFWARLKRLFEWPGKEAV; encoded by the coding sequence GTGTCCGAACCAGAAACCACCACAGCACCGGCTGCCAAAAGCTGGAAACAGCGCCTGGGCATTGCGCTCGTGGTCTACAGTTTCATACCCATCTGCACTGTCGAATTGCTCGCCTTCCTGGACGTTTCCCCAACCTTCGCGGTGACCTTCGGGGCCATCTATCTGGCTTCGGGCGAAATCGCCTTTCTCGCCGCCGTGGCGCTTCTTGGCAAACAATTCGTCATAACCATCAAAGACAAGGTGAAAGGCTTCTTTTTCAGGCCCAAGGAGCCGGGCAGACCAAAGCCCATAAGCCGGTTGCGCCATGGTATCGGCGTGGCTCTCTTTTTTTTCAGCATCGTGCCGTATTACGCCACCATGGGGATTCTCTTTTTGGCGCATCCCAAGGAACCCGATCTGCAAGCGATTCTGTATCTGCTGCTGGCCGGGGAGGCGCTCTTTTTCGTGAGTCTCTTCATTCTCGGCGAAGAGTTCTGGGCGCGCCTGAAAAGGCTTTTCGAATGGCCGGGGAAGGAAGCGGTTTGA
- a CDS encoding DEAD/DEAH box helicase family protein, whose amino-acid sequence MIIDFSRLGSENTSDTVLSPREIFNALPNKNEDKFQYPRDVQSQVWNRWYESKDNSDLIIKMNTGSGKTVVGLLILKSCLNEGKSPAVYIAPDNYLIQQITDEAKDLGIEVTTDAHSQRFSSGKAILIANIFKLVNGLSVFGVGDDGEKISIGSLLIDDAHACLDTIEDQFTLNIPRSSEVYASIYDIFKDGLRRQCESKAIEIEAEDPNAYLQVPFWDWQSKTGDVSKAIIAHKEDDAIKYTWPLIKESFKLCRCVVGSRNIEISPFFIPIQMIPSISNASRRIFMTATLADDSILASHFDVAGHVPQAIVPDSAGDIGDRMILVPQMINTEINNDDIKMICKFVSKRLNVVVIVPSVNRARYWGDVSDVVLDKNNIPDGIAKLKSSHVGLVIMVNRYDGIDLPKKACRLLVIDGLPDVRRMIDKINQGVLLGGEKTSSQIIQKIEQGMGRGVRSNDDHCVVLLMGKDLASKLYSTNAFQKFSPGTKAQLTLSERLSEQIKGKGSKELLDVMKLCLTRDEKWIRASKGAMATLKYEDSPGIDPYALTQRQAYDAALCGKYQEAAELINTLVNQTSGNKLKGYLKQCMAEYVNFFDQLEAQKILMSGSSYNNRILKPLAGISYHKLTSTDIDQAQNAVDFFKGNYKDPNAIVIDIDGILELLIFKPDTANAFEAAIKRIAMFLGFTSQRPESEFGKGPDILWSLGGLKYFIIECKNGAITDKINKHDCNQLNGSVVWFNSNYDKTCRSVPIMIHKSKSPEYAASLNPDTRIIGEKELQEFKDSIRQFIATICSQRTLNDLLEVRKALQHHNLLGDQLFKNLGKSFKP is encoded by the coding sequence ATGATAATTGATTTCAGTAGACTAGGCAGCGAAAACACTTCAGACACAGTTTTGTCTCCAAGAGAAATTTTTAATGCCTTGCCAAATAAAAATGAAGATAAGTTTCAGTACCCAAGAGATGTGCAGTCACAGGTGTGGAATAGGTGGTATGAAAGTAAGGACAACTCAGATTTAATCATCAAAATGAATACTGGAAGTGGTAAAACTGTTGTTGGACTTTTGATATTAAAAAGCTGCCTCAACGAGGGGAAATCTCCAGCTGTATATATTGCACCTGACAATTATCTTATTCAACAAATTACAGATGAAGCTAAAGATCTTGGAATAGAAGTCACTACAGATGCTCATTCTCAAAGGTTCTCATCCGGAAAAGCAATACTTATAGCTAATATATTTAAACTAGTAAACGGACTATCTGTATTCGGTGTGGGAGACGATGGTGAAAAAATCAGCATTGGATCATTACTTATTGATGATGCCCATGCGTGTTTAGACACAATAGAAGATCAATTTACACTAAATATTCCCAGATCAAGTGAAGTATATGCCAGTATATATGATATTTTCAAGGATGGACTTCGCAGGCAGTGCGAGTCAAAGGCCATTGAGATTGAAGCTGAAGACCCAAATGCATATTTACAAGTCCCGTTCTGGGATTGGCAATCAAAAACCGGGGATGTTTCAAAGGCAATAATTGCACATAAGGAAGATGACGCGATTAAGTATACGTGGCCCTTGATTAAGGAGTCATTCAAATTATGTAGATGTGTTGTTGGGTCTAGAAATATCGAAATCTCCCCTTTTTTTATACCAATTCAAATGATTCCTAGCATATCAAACGCTTCACGTAGAATATTTATGACTGCGACACTGGCAGACGATAGCATATTGGCCAGTCATTTTGATGTTGCTGGCCACGTTCCGCAGGCGATCGTTCCGGATAGTGCTGGCGACATTGGCGACCGGATGATTCTTGTCCCACAAATGATAAATACAGAAATTAACAATGACGACATAAAAATGATATGTAAATTTGTTTCTAAACGCCTTAATGTTGTCGTCATTGTTCCATCTGTAAATAGGGCTAGATACTGGGGAGACGTCTCAGATGTTGTGTTAGATAAGAACAACATTCCTGATGGCATAGCAAAACTTAAATCAAGCCATGTCGGCTTAGTGATCATGGTAAACCGTTACGATGGAATTGATTTGCCCAAGAAAGCTTGCAGACTTTTAGTAATCGATGGACTTCCCGATGTTCGAAGGATGATCGACAAAATTAATCAGGGGGTTTTGCTTGGAGGCGAGAAGACGTCCAGTCAGATCATTCAAAAGATTGAGCAAGGAATGGGACGTGGTGTACGTTCAAATGATGATCATTGTGTTGTTTTACTCATGGGCAAAGATTTGGCAAGTAAATTATACTCTACAAATGCATTCCAGAAATTCTCCCCTGGCACAAAGGCTCAATTAACTCTATCGGAAAGACTATCGGAACAGATAAAAGGGAAAGGGAGCAAGGAACTCCTTGACGTGATGAAACTCTGCCTTACGAGGGATGAAAAATGGATTAGAGCTAGTAAGGGTGCAATGGCTACATTAAAATATGAAGATTCTCCCGGGATTGATCCGTACGCTTTAACGCAACGACAAGCATACGACGCAGCTCTTTGTGGAAAATATCAAGAAGCTGCAGAACTTATTAATACACTCGTGAACCAGACTAGTGGGAATAAACTCAAGGGATACTTAAAGCAGTGCATGGCAGAGTACGTTAATTTCTTTGACCAGCTTGAGGCTCAAAAGATATTAATGTCTGGTTCTTCATACAACAACAGGATATTGAAGCCATTGGCCGGGATATCATACCACAAGCTCACTTCAACAGATATTGATCAAGCTCAAAACGCTGTTGACTTTTTTAAAGGTAACTACAAAGATCCGAATGCAATTGTTATTGACATTGATGGCATTCTTGAGCTTTTAATTTTTAAGCCAGACACAGCGAACGCTTTTGAAGCTGCAATAAAAAGAATTGCCATGTTTCTAGGATTTACTAGTCAACGACCTGAAAGTGAATTTGGCAAAGGACCAGACATCTTATGGAGCCTTGGTGGTCTAAAATACTTTATAATTGAATGTAAGAATGGAGCGATTACAGATAAAATTAATAAGCACGACTGTAACCAGTTAAATGGATCTGTTGTGTGGTTTAACTCAAATTACGACAAAACATGTCGCTCAGTACCCATTATGATTCATAAGTCTAAATCACCAGAGTATGCTGCTAGCCTAAATCCCGACACTAGAATAATTGGAGAAAAAGAGCTTCAAGAATTCAAAGATTCTATCAGACAATTCATCGCTACGATTTGTAGTCAGCGGACGCTTAATGACCTGTTGGAGGTACGAAAGGCGTTACAACATCATAATCTTCTTGGAGATCAATTATTCAAAAACCTTGGAAAATCATTCAAACCATAA